One Gossypium raimondii isolate GPD5lz chromosome 3, ASM2569854v1, whole genome shotgun sequence genomic window carries:
- the LOC105793811 gene encoding protein SHI RELATED SEQUENCE 5: MAGFFYLGGRQDEDKEENLNLYRNEEICNKGFEIWPHYNYYQQQQNVNNQSFGAGPSRRTSGLNLSDEWSSRSVGFTDMRQGGINCQDCGNQAKKDCAHLRCRTCCKSHGFQCQTHVKSTWVPAARRREKQPQNPQQQQQFRGENQGLELAQFPSEVNSPAVFRCVKVNAMDEVDEDQLAYQTAVNIGGHVFKGILYDQGPENH, from the exons ATGGCTGGTTTCTTCTATCTAGGTGGACGACAAGACGAAGATAAAGAGGAGAACCTGAATTTGTACAGAAACGAGGAGATCTGCAACAAAGGGTTCGAGATATGGCCACACTATAATTATTACCAGCAGCAGCAAAATGTGAATAATCAGTCCTTTGGAGCGGGTCCTAGTCGAAGAACTAGCGGCCTTAACCTCTCGGATGAGTGGTCTTCGAGATCAGTAGGGTTTACGGACATGAGACAAGGAGGCATCAACTGCCAAGACTGTGGAAACCAGGCTAAGAAAGATTGTGCCCATTTGAGATGCAGGACTTGTTGCAAAAGCCACGGCTTCCAGTGCCAAACTCACGTTAAGAGTACTTGGGTTCCTGCTGCTAGAAGGCGAGAGAAGCAACCACAGAatccacaacaacaacaacagttTCGAGGAGAGAATCAAG GGTTGGAACTGGCTCAATTCCCCTCAGAAGTGAATTCTCCAGCAGTCTTCCGCTGTGTAAAAGTAAACGCTATGGACGAAGTAGATGAGGATCAGTTGGCTTATCAAACGGCTGTGAATATTGGAGGGCATGTATTCAAGGGAATTCTATACGATCAAGGCCCTGAAAACCATTAA